In the genome of Luteitalea pratensis, the window GCCCTCGCGCCGCGCGAGGATCACGGTGGCTGCCGTCGTTCGCACGTTGGACGACAACGCCGGCCACTTCGCCAGGAGGAACGCCGGCGTGCCTGCCCCCGGAATGCGGCCAAGTGCCGTGACGCCGGCGATCTGCACGGCCTCGGGCTCGTTCGGGGCGATGACGGCCTCGAACTGCGGCTGGTGCGCAGGCGCGTCGATCAGCGCCAGCAGCGTGATCGCGTCGACCCGTGTGTCTGCCGGCATGCTGCGGTCGGCGGCGGCGCGCGCGGCCTGGGTGGCTGCGGCGGTGGCCGCAGCGCCTGGTTCGACATTGCTCACGCCGAGCAGCATCACCGCGGCGCGACGCACGCGCGCCTGGTCGCCGGTCGCGAGCGTCAGCAGGACGCCGTGGCTACCGGCGAGTTTGCGGCGATCGCCGGTGCCGCTCAGGCCGCGAGCCATCCCTTCGAGCAGCGACGCCCGCCACCAGTCGCCCGCGGGCGCCTGCGGATCGGTCACGGCGCCGATCGCCTTCGCGAGTTCGTCCGATTTCCCCCGCGCCGCGAGCACGCCGCCGAGGCGGTCGAAGAACTTCGCGCGCCCCGGCGACTCCAGGGCCGCCAACGCGGATCCCGGCTGCAGTGCGCGGTCGAAATACGCGATGGCGCGATCGGACGAGGCGCTCAGCGCCGCCACCTGGACCCATTCGTCCTCGATTCCTGCCAGCAGCAACTGCTCCTGCGCGCCCTGGGACGCCGGCGTGTCGATCGACCCGAGCGTGGCGAGCAACTGGAAGCGCACCCGCGCGTTGTCATCGCGTGTCATGGCCAGCAGCGCGTCCGACACCACGGCCTGCGGCAGCCAGCGCTCCGACAGCATGATCGCGTTCTCACGCACGCCGGGGTCGGGGTCCTTCATGGCTTGCACCACCTGCGGCACCTCGAGACGCTCGAGGCCCTCGAGCGTCCAGAGGGCGTGCAGCCGGGCAATCGCCGATGGGCGCCTGGCGGCGAGTGCCACCAGCGCTGGCACGGCGTCACGCCGCTTGCCGTGCACGAGCAGGCGCTGCGCCGTCCTGCGCCACCACACGTTGGGGCTGCCGAGCGCCTCGACGAGTTGCGCATCGGTCGCCGATCCCAGCTTCGGTCGCGTGGTCGTGCGCGTGGCGCCCGGCCCCGTCGTCGCGACGACGCGGTAGATCCGGCCGCGGTCCTTGCCGGTGGACAGCACCTCGGGCGACTTCTGCAGATCGCTCGATGCCCATTCCGGATGTTCGATGTAGGGGCGGTAGTAATCGATGACGTACAGCGCCCCGTCCGGGCCGATGTAGAAGTTCACCGGCCGGAACCAACTGTCCTGCGCCGCCAGGAATTCCATGTCGTCACGGGCCCGGCTGGCCACGAACGTCGAGCCCTTCGGCGTCAGGACGTCGCGGTGGACGAGGTTGTGTACCGGCTCCGCGATGAACGTCGTGCCTTCGAACCCATCGGGGAAAGCACCGCCGGAGTAAACGGTGAGCGCGCACGCCGACGTGAACTGGCCCGCCTCGGTCAGCAGGTCGAACCGCGCGCCGTGCGTGATCGGCATGATGTTGTTGTTGCCGTGGTCGGAGATCTCCGCCATCGCGCTCGGCAGCAGCAATTGCGGGTTGCGCTCGAGGTACCGCGCGGCGATCACCTCGTGGCGCTGGTGAATCGAGTTGTTGTGCGCGAAGAAGTGGCCGTACACGTCGAAGGCGTTGCCGTACTGGGTGCGGCTCGAGAGGCCCTCGACCTTGTGCTCGTCCGGCTTGAGGCGTACGCCGCGGCCCTTGGCGTCGAGCGCCTTGCCGTCGGGCATCGCGGCAAACCGCAGATCGGTCCCCTTGTCGCCGAACAACTCGCGATAGATCACCGGCTCGGAGCCGCCCGAGTGGGCGAGGTAGATCCAGTTGTCGAGCCCGTACACCGGGTGGTTCACCGCGTGCTGCGGGTTGGTCTTCGCAAAGCCGGTGAGCACGACCTCGCGGGTGTCTGCCTTGCCGTCGCCGTTGACGTCCTCGAAGTAGATCAGGTCCGGCGGGCTCGTCACCAGGATGCCCTTCTTGTAGCGCATCACGCCGCTTGGCAGCCGCAGGTTGTCGGCAAAGAGCGTGCTCTTGTCGATGCGGCCGTCGCCGTCGGTGTCCTCGAGCACCTTTACGCGACCTGTCGGGCTCACGTCGAGCGGGTAGCCCGGCATCTCGACGACCCAGAACCGGCCATCCTCGTCGATGTCCATGGCCACGGGGCTCTGCACGTCGGGCTCGCTGGCGACCAACTCCAGCCGGAAGCCTGGCTCGGTCCGAATCATCGCCATCGACTGCGCGGGGGTGTACGGAGGACCGCCCGGACCGGACTGGCCAACGAGCGCGCGACCGCCCAGGAAGACGGCAAGCGCGAGGACTCCGCCAGTGATGCTCGAACGTGTCAACAAAACCACCCTACCTCGTGATGAAAGAGAGACCTGCAGGGTCAGAGTCTATGTGAATCGTCTCACCTTGACACATGCCCGCTGGCCACGACGAAGGCGCCGCCGGACGCGGCCGGAGGCGGTCAGCGGCGGGTGCAGGCGAGCGTCGCGCCGAACCAGTTGATGGTCACCGCGCCCTGGTGCTCGCGGTAGTCCACGTTGCTGCCGGCGTAACTGGTGCCGCTCGCGGCAGGCTGCCGGAACGCGATGACCTGGTCGGTCCCCACGGTGAGCACGGTGCTGGCGGGATCCGTCTCGTTGTAAAAGGTCGCCGTGACCGGCGCGGCCGGCGCACCGCTGCACCTGAAGCTCACCGGTGAGAGCCCCTCCACCTGGCCGGAGACGATCTGGAGCTCCGCGATCCGCGACCGGTACTCGCGTTGCACGCACGTCTTCGTCTCGGCCGATTTCCAGCAGTCGTCGCGGCCCTTGATCCACCCCCGCTGCAGCGCCTTCTGGGTTGCGGCGACGTTGGCCGGAGACCCGGCGATGGCCTTGGCGTACACGTCAGCCAGGCGACGGTCGAGGGTCGCCAGAGCTTCGTCCGTGCAAATCAGCGTCTCGACCTTGCCCGCCGCCCTGGTGCAGTCGAAGGTCGGTCCGGTCGGCGCCTGCGCGCGGACCGCGACCCCGCCCCGTGCCAGGGTGGCGACCAGGGCGAGCGACAGGCAGGCAAGGCGCGTCATGGCGAGCAGCGTACGCCCCCCGTCAGCGGCCGGCAACTGCACTGTCGCGGCTGTCCCTTCCTGCCAGTGCCATCCGGTACCATGGCCCGCGGAGCTACCCCCATGCGTGTCCTATCCCGTAGGTCACCCGTCAATCGTTGCCTCGCGGCGGCTCTCGCGGGCGCCTTCGTCCTCCTGCTGATGCCCGGACGTGCGCTGCGCGCGCAGGCGCCCGCAGCCGCCGATGCCGTGGCCTGGCCCGGCGGTGCCCGCATGGCGCTGAGCCTGTCGTTCGACGACGGGCGGGAGAGCCAGGTCACGCAGGGACTGCCGGTGTTCGCACGACATGGCGCCAAGGTCACGTTGTATGTCGTGCCCTCGGCGGTGGAGCGTCACCTCGAGGGCTGGAAACAGGCCGCCGCGGCCGGTCACGAGATCGGCAATCACTCGCTGACGCATTCGTGCAGCGGCAATTTCCCGTTCTCACGGCAGAAGGCGCTCGAGGAGCACTCGATCCCGCGCATGCGCGACGAATTGGCCGAAGCCAACCGCCGCATCGCAGCACTGCTCGGCGTGACGCCGCGGACGTTTGCCTACCCGTGCGGCCAGACGTTCGTCGGACGGGGGAAGGATACGCAGAGCTACGTCCCGGTTGTCGCCGAGCTGTTCCTGGCCGGCCGTGGCTGGCTCGACGAGGCGGCCAACGATCCGTCGTACGTGGACCTGGCACAGACGCTGGGCGTGGAAATGGACGGCAAGGACTTCGGGCAGATCCGGCCGCTGCTCGATGAGGCCCGCAAGAGCGGGGCCTGGCTGGTGCTGGCGGGCCACGACATCGGCGCCGGTGGTCGTCAGACCACCCGCGTCGCGATGCTCGACGAGTTGTTCGCGTACGTCAAGGATCCGGCCAACGGCATCTGGCTGGCGACGGTGGCGGAGGCCGCCGATGTCGTCGCCAGACGCCGCGGTCGCCCCTAGGCGGCTGCGGCCTTGTCCTGATCCACCGGACGCAACTGCAGGTTCGGCATCGGCGTGCCCGCGAACAGCTTCTGGCACGGGATCGCCATCAGCCGCGCCCAGCGTACCGAACGGCTGACACGGGCGCTGTCGGTGGCGATGCCGGTGTTGGCGTACATCTGGCGATAGATCTTCGAGATCAGCAGGAACATCAGTCGCGCCTTCAGCGACTTCACGACCTTGGCCCGCTTCCAGATGCTCTTGGTGGAGTAGAACCGGTCCCACACGCCTTGCGTGCGTTCGCGGATCTCGTTCGGGCTCATCACCGGGTGTTCGATGTAGACCTTGGGGCGCACCGCCTGCGGGATCAGCCAGTGGCGTGTGACCGGGATGCCGTTGACGGCCTCCGGCGACTCGCCCTGCGTCTTCTCCCACGCGGCGAAGTCCAGCGTCCCCGGGAACGGCGTCAGCATCACGAACTGCGCGAACGTGACGTCGGCGCGTTCGGCCACCGAGAGGCACGTGTCGAAGGTCTCGGGCCTGTCGCTCGGCAGGCCGAAGATGAACGACCCGAGCACGTGGACGCCGTGCTTGCGGAATTGTTGCAGGCGCGTGACCAGTTCCTCACCGGCGACGTTGAAGCCCTTGTAGACGTCCTTCAGGCCTTCGGGCGTCACCGACTCCACGCCGACCAGCGCGCCCTTGATGTGGGCGCGATTCATGGCGTCGAGGAACTCGGGGTCGTTGGCCGCCTCCATTGTTATCTGCGTGAAGAACACGGAGTCCTTCGGCAGGCGGGCCAGCGCGTCCATCAGCTCGAATCGCTCGGCCCGGATCGCTTTCAGTTCTTCGAGGCGCGCCGGGTTGTCGCGGCGCGCGGCCATGCGCAGGTCCTCGAGCGTCACGGGGTAGAAGTTGTCGTCGGCCAGCGCGATGAAGCGGAAGCCCTGGCGGCGTAGGCCGAGAATCTCGTTCACCACCATGTCGACGGTGCGGTTGCGCGGCTTCTGGCCATCGGTCCGCCACACCGAGCAGAACGAGCAGTGCTTCGGGCAGCCGCGCACGGTCTGCACCGAGGCCCACATGTACTTGCCGGGCGGCAGCAGATCCCAACGACCCGCGCGGAATTCGGCGCCCTCGATGCGGCCTCCGTCGTACAGCGGCTTCAAGGCGCCAGACGTCACGTCTGACAACACCACCGACCACACGGCGTCGCCGTCGCCGACCACCACCGCATGTGCCTGCCCGAGATCACGCGCCTCGTCCGGGTACAGCGTCGCGTGAATGCCGCCGAACACCACCGTGGCGCCGGCGGCTCGCGCCGCCACACCGACTTCGTAGCCGCGCAGCGCGTTGCCGGTGTGGATGCTGATGCCGACGATGTCGCCGGCGCTGATGCTGTCGAAGTCCAGGGGCTCCAGTGTCTCGTCACACAGGATCGGCGTGCCATAGGTGTCGGGAGTCGCTGACGCCAGCACGTACATCCATCGCGGGGTGATGACGCCGATGCCGAACGACACGTGACTGGGATTGACGAGATGCACCTTCATCGGATGAGGTCGTCCCCTTCTTCGGAATAGAGGCGCTTGACTTGGCCGTCAGCCACTTCCATCTGCGCCATGACCGCGGCCGTGTGGACGCCGGCAAGGCGTGGTGTGCAGCCGGCCATGAGTTGCGTCGCGCGGAGGCGCGACAGGACGACGAACTGAAAAGCCCCGATCTCTACGGGTCGTTTGACCATGTTTCCGGCCTTCCACGGGTGGATCGGGCGTGATCCACCGCCTGCCTGCTGACGCATCGGGAGTCCCAGGCGATTCGGCGTGACCGCAGGCTGCGGTGACGAAGGCTGGCTCGAGAACGGTTCTGCTGAGCGTAGCACGTCTGGAGGGTTACTCCGGTAGTCCTACCTACCACACTTCGATCGCTGACTCCGCACGCATTCTTAGCCGCTCAGGTCGTCCTCCGGCGGGCGTACCACAGCAATACGACGCCAATGGTCAGCAACAGCGTGGGCATCGCGGCGCCAGCGGCGCCGGAGGCCTGCCACACCGGCGTGACCAGGTAGCCGCCCGCGATCTGCACCACGAGGGCGAGCAGGGACACGGCGAAGGCCGCGACTGCCCATCGCTGGCGGAGCAGCAGGCCAATCGACCCGAGCACGCCACCGCCCACCGCGAGGGCGAACGCCGCCGTCAGCCAGGCCGGCGTCGCCTCGTGCACCGCCCGGTCCGCGGCGGGCAGGGCGGCTACCTGCTCCGGACTCAGGGAGACCTGCATGACGAACGCCATGAGGCCCAACAAGTTCCAGAGCAGGGCGGCGCCAGCAATCCAGAAATGCGTCCTGGGGTTCGTGTGCAGTGAAGCAGGCATACGTGCACTCCATCCGCGCGACCGGCGCGGGGCTCTCGATGTCGGGAGGCCGCACGTCGCGGACTCATCCGTGGATGGGCGATGATACCGGGAGAACGCTGAACGCTGAACGCTTAACGCTTAACGCCTTCACACGGTGCCCGACGTGTACCCGGAACCCGGCACCCGGGGGCATTAAGGCCCGACGAACGCCGAACGCCGAACGCCGAACGCCGTATCGAGCTTTACACGGTGCCCGGTATCCGAAAACTTGTGCCCGGCTGTACCCGGAACCCGGAACCCGGAACCCGGTACCCGGTACCCGGTACCCGGTACCCGGTGTTCCTCCATACTGGGGCGGAAATGACGACACTCCCGGGACCGGTGCAGGCCAGCTCGCTGACGTCGCTGCCCCCGGCGCTGATGGCGCAGGCGGGGCGGCGCCTGAGGGTGATGGCGCTGGTCTATGCGGGCGCCTTCTTCGCCGCCGGCCTGGTCCCGGTGCTCCTCCTGCCGGCCGAGCGCGTCGAGTTCCTTGCCAGCCCGCTGCGGTGGCTCCCGACCGTCCTGTCGATTGCCTCCGGCCTGGTGGTGGCCTATCTGGCCAGTCGTCCGGGGCGATCGAGCGAGGCGATCGTCCGGCTCGGCCTGTTCTACCAGGTGCTGGGCAGCCTCGGTATCGCCTGCGCCGAGTACCTCCAGCCTCAGGTCGGCGCGACCGCGATGTCGCCGTTGCGCGGGCTCTCATGGGTCGCGGTGTGGATGCTGGCGTTCACCATCACCGTGCCGAGCAGCCCACCGTTGGCGTTGGCGGCGGCGCTCGGATCGGCGACCGTCGTACCCATCGTCTGCGGCGTGGCCATCGCCGTCGGCTACCTGCCGCCCATTGCCCCACTCCAGTACTTCCTGCAGGTCGTGCTGCCGTACCTGATCGTCGTCGTGATTGCCGGCGTCGGCTCGCGCCTCGTCTACAGCCTCGGCATTGACCTGAAGCGCGCCCTCGATCTCGG includes:
- a CDS encoding PVC-type heme-binding CxxCH protein, giving the protein MTRSSITGGVLALAVFLGGRALVGQSGPGGPPYTPAQSMAMIRTEPGFRLELVASEPDVQSPVAMDIDEDGRFWVVEMPGYPLDVSPTGRVKVLEDTDGDGRIDKSTLFADNLRLPSGVMRYKKGILVTSPPDLIYFEDVNGDGKADTREVVLTGFAKTNPQHAVNHPVYGLDNWIYLAHSGGSEPVIYRELFGDKGTDLRFAAMPDGKALDAKGRGVRLKPDEHKVEGLSSRTQYGNAFDVYGHFFAHNNSIHQRHEVIAARYLERNPQLLLPSAMAEISDHGNNNIMPITHGARFDLLTEAGQFTSACALTVYSGGAFPDGFEGTTFIAEPVHNLVHRDVLTPKGSTFVASRARDDMEFLAAQDSWFRPVNFYIGPDGALYVIDYYRPYIEHPEWASSDLQKSPEVLSTGKDRGRIYRVVATTGPGATRTTTRPKLGSATDAQLVEALGSPNVWWRRTAQRLLVHGKRRDAVPALVALAARRPSAIARLHALWTLEGLERLEVPQVVQAMKDPDPGVRENAIMLSERWLPQAVVSDALLAMTRDDNARVRFQLLATLGSIDTPASQGAQEQLLLAGIEDEWVQVAALSASSDRAIAYFDRALQPGSALAALESPGRAKFFDRLGGVLAARGKSDELAKAIGAVTDPQAPAGDWWRASLLEGMARGLSGTGDRRKLAGSHGVLLTLATGDQARVRRAAVMLLGVSNVEPGAAATAAATQAARAAADRSMPADTRVDAITLLALIDAPAHQPQFEAVIAPNEPEAVQIAGVTALGRIPGAGTPAFLLAKWPALSSNVRTTAATVILARREGSIAMLDALQQGTVKRWMLNFGHTRSLIMHRDEGIRARARTVLEEAPEARAARLARYSAALGGRGDAAQGAGVYTKYCAMCHQIDGKVGVEMGPDLSTVRHQPMPVLLANILEPNRSIAQHYETYSVERTPGDPLVGLIGDQSPTSVTFRQGPGVTTTVRRSDIKVMTVVPQSIMPESFAEQITPDDMAHLLAFLTSTPRTAAR
- a CDS encoding MliC family protein — translated: MTRLACLSLALVATLARGGVAVRAQAPTGPTFDCTRAAGKVETLICTDEALATLDRRLADVYAKAIAGSPANVAATQKALQRGWIKGRDDCWKSAETKTCVQREYRSRIAELQIVSGQVEGLSPVSFRCSGAPAAPVTATFYNETDPASTVLTVGTDQVIAFRQPAASGTSYAGSNVDYREHQGAVTINWFGATLACTRR
- a CDS encoding polysaccharide deacetylase family protein, coding for MRVLSRRSPVNRCLAAALAGAFVLLLMPGRALRAQAPAAADAVAWPGGARMALSLSFDDGRESQVTQGLPVFARHGAKVTLYVVPSAVERHLEGWKQAAAAGHEIGNHSLTHSCSGNFPFSRQKALEEHSIPRMRDELAEANRRIAALLGVTPRTFAYPCGQTFVGRGKDTQSYVPVVAELFLAGRGWLDEAANDPSYVDLAQTLGVEMDGKDFGQIRPLLDEARKSGAWLVLAGHDIGAGGRQTTRVAMLDELFAYVKDPANGIWLATVAEAADVVARRRGRP
- a CDS encoding B12-binding domain-containing radical SAM protein, translated to MKVHLVNPSHVSFGIGVITPRWMYVLASATPDTYGTPILCDETLEPLDFDSISAGDIVGISIHTGNALRGYEVGVAARAAGATVVFGGIHATLYPDEARDLGQAHAVVVGDGDAVWSVVLSDVTSGALKPLYDGGRIEGAEFRAGRWDLLPPGKYMWASVQTVRGCPKHCSFCSVWRTDGQKPRNRTVDMVVNEILGLRRQGFRFIALADDNFYPVTLEDLRMAARRDNPARLEELKAIRAERFELMDALARLPKDSVFFTQITMEAANDPEFLDAMNRAHIKGALVGVESVTPEGLKDVYKGFNVAGEELVTRLQQFRKHGVHVLGSFIFGLPSDRPETFDTCLSVAERADVTFAQFVMLTPFPGTLDFAAWEKTQGESPEAVNGIPVTRHWLIPQAVRPKVYIEHPVMSPNEIRERTQGVWDRFYSTKSIWKRAKVVKSLKARLMFLLISKIYRQMYANTGIATDSARVSRSVRWARLMAIPCQKLFAGTPMPNLQLRPVDQDKAAAA